The Haloplanus sp. GDY1 genomic sequence CGCATCGTGAACGTCTCGTAGGTGTCGAGGTCCATGATCTGGGCGTCGTCGCCGGAGACGGAGACGACCTGTCCGCCCTTCCGCTCGACGATGGGGACCCACACCTTCGCGTCGACCGGCTGGCTGAGCGAGCGCTTCTTCCCGTCGAAGACGCCCTTGCCCTCGATGCGAGCCTTGGCGCTGCCGTGTTTACCGGGTTTGGCCGTGCTGTACCCGTTGATCTTGCACGGGGAATCGTCCATCATCACGTAGCTCCCCTCCTGCAGTTCTCGCACCTGCTTTTGCTCTCTCGCCATACGGACGGATAACGGAAGCCGGTGTATAAACGGTTTGGAAAGCCCTGCGGGCGGGTACTCGCGGCGGCGACGCCCTACTCGTCGCGGCGGCGACGCATCTCCTGTCTGGTGAACTGCGGCCGTGCGCGCACGCCCCGCTTTCGCCGGAGCGAGCGATAGAGCAGGAGGCCGATCGGGAGCGTGACGACCCCCGCGACGACGGCCGCCTCCGGCGCCTCGTTGAAGGAGTAGAGGATGGCCGTCGAGAGCACGCCCACCGCGGCCAGGATGCTGTAGGCGATCCGTTTCGCCAGCCGATCCAGCACGTCGTGTTCGTCGTCGAGTTGCACCTGGACCGTCAGGTCGTCGCGCTGGACCCGGTCGAGCACGTCGTCGAGTTTCGGGGGGACGGTCACCAGCGAGCGGGCGGTCTCCTCCAGTTGGTCGCCCGCCGACTCCACGGCCTGCCGGACCCCCTCCTCGCGATACCCCCGTTCGGTGAGGTAGTCGGTCGCGACGGCGATGAAGTCGAAGTCGGGGTCGAGAGTGACACACACCCCCTCGACGACCGTCGCGACCCGCAGGATGAGCGCGAAGTTCCGCGGCAGGCGCAGCGGGAACTCGTAGATGGTGTCCTCGACCTGCTGGATGACCTGCTGGACGCGGTACTGTTCGAGGTCCTCGCCGCGCACGTCCGCGATGGCGAGCTCCATCACCTGTCCCATCACCTCGCGGTCGGCGGTGGGGCTGAGCGTCCCCATCTCGACCATCGCGTCGAGGATGCCGTCGATGTCCTGGTTGGCGACCGCGATGTAGAACTCCACGATCTTCTCCTGGAAGAACGCGTCGACGGTCCCGCTCATGCCGAAATCGTAGAAGATGATCGAGCCGTCCTCGGCGACCGACAGGTTGCCGGGATGGGGGTCGGCGTGGAAGACGCCGTCCTCGATGATCATCTGGAGGTAGATGCGCTGGAGGCTCTCGGCGAGGTCGCTCCGGTCGTGTCCCCGCTCGTCGAGGCGCTCCACGTCGCTGATCTTGACGCCGTCGATGTACTCCATGACGAGGACGCGCTCGCCGGAGAGTTCGTCGACCGCGTCCGGGATGCGGATGCGGTCGTTGTCGCGGAAGTTGTCGCGGATCTCGGTCAGCATGCGGCGCTCCCGCGAGTAGTCCATCTCCTCTCTGATCGTGTTGGAGAACTCGTCGGCGAGGTTCGACACCGAGAAGCTCCGGGCCTCGTCGGTAAAGCGGAGGAGGAGCGGCAGGAGCCACTTGATCGCGCGGAGGTCCGCCTCGACGAGGTCCTCGATGCCGGGGCGGCGCACCTTGATCGCCACCTGCTCGCCCTCGTAGGTGGCGCGGTACACCTGCCCGAGGCTGGCGCCGCTGATGGCCTCGCGGTCGAAGTCGTCGAACACCTCGTCGACCGGCCCCACGTCCGCCGCCAGCACCGGCCGGGTCTCCGCCCACGGCGCCGGCGGCACGTCGTCCTGGAGTTTGGTCAGGACGTCGATGTAGGCGGGCGGGAGGATGTCGGGCCGGGTCGACAGCAACTGTCCGAGCTTGATGAACGTCGGGCCGAGGGTGAGCAGCGAGTCGAGCAGGCGGTCGGCGCGCTCCCGCTGGGTCTCGACGCCGACGCTGCGCCGACCGCCGAACAGCAGGTACTTCCGGCGGTCCCGGGCGTACGCGACGATCAGCGGGAGGAACTGGTGGATGACGCGGACGAAGCGCCAGTACGCACGGAGGTTGACCAGCGTAACCACCCGGGCTTACGCGTCCTCGATGGGGATGGACTGCTCCGGCGCGGCCTCGTATTTCGGCAGGTGGAGTTCGAGGACGCCCCGCTCCATCTCCCCCTCGGCGCCCGCCCCCGTCGCGTCCGGCGGCAGCGGAAGTTCCGCGTCCAGAAACAGCGGCCGGTCCTCGCGCACGTAGTCGAACGACTCGGGGAGCGCCTTCTCCCGTCGTGCCTCGATGTGCAGCCGCCCCTTCTCGATCCGGATGTCGACCGTCTCCGCGGTCGCGCCGGGAAGATCGACGA encodes the following:
- a CDS encoding ABC1 kinase family protein, producing MVTLVNLRAYWRFVRVIHQFLPLIVAYARDRRKYLLFGGRRSVGVETQRERADRLLDSLLTLGPTFIKLGQLLSTRPDILPPAYIDVLTKLQDDVPPAPWAETRPVLAADVGPVDEVFDDFDREAISGASLGQVYRATYEGEQVAIKVRRPGIEDLVEADLRAIKWLLPLLLRFTDEARSFSVSNLADEFSNTIREEMDYSRERRMLTEIRDNFRDNDRIRIPDAVDELSGERVLVMEYIDGVKISDVERLDERGHDRSDLAESLQRIYLQMIIEDGVFHADPHPGNLSVAEDGSIIFYDFGMSGTVDAFFQEKIVEFYIAVANQDIDGILDAMVEMGTLSPTADREVMGQVMELAIADVRGEDLEQYRVQQVIQQVEDTIYEFPLRLPRNFALILRVATVVEGVCVTLDPDFDFIAVATDYLTERGYREEGVRQAVESAGDQLEETARSLVTVPPKLDDVLDRVQRDDLTVQVQLDDEHDVLDRLAKRIAYSILAAVGVLSTAILYSFNEAPEAAVVAGVVTLPIGLLLYRSLRRKRGVRARPQFTRQEMRRRRDE
- a CDS encoding translation initiation factor IF-5A, with the protein product MAREQKQVRELQEGSYVMMDDSPCKINGYSTAKPGKHGSAKARIEGKGVFDGKKRSLSQPVDAKVWVPIVERKGGQVVSVSGDDAQIMDLDTYETFTMRIPEGEDLSPDDEIEYLEYEGQRKIVG
- a CDS encoding Hsp20/alpha crystallin family protein; the encoded protein is MSALRDALRDLPEAVFADLLESEDAYLLVVDLPGATAETVDIRIEKGRLHIEARREKALPESFDYVREDRPLFLDAELPLPPDATGAGAEGEMERGVLELHLPKYEAAPEQSIPIEDA